The Priestia filamentosa sequence GATTCTTATAAGATTGTCAATAAACTCCAGGATTTATCTAATACGATGCTCCTTGATGACCAAACATTACTTCGTTTAATGGGATACCCTTTATATACGAGCCTTGATGATCAAGTTGCACCAAGAGGCTATCGAATGCTCCATAAAATCCCTAGACTCCCAAGTGTTATTATTGAAAATTTAATTCAAGAATTTGGTGGTTTAAAGCGAATTAGTGATGCATCTGTAGATAGACTGGATGAAGTGGAAGGTATTGGAGAAATTAGAGCAAAAAAAATTAAAGAAGGTTTAAAAACTCTGAAACAACAGCATCTATATAATCGTCATTTATAAAAGAAGAAAGTATTTGTCGAAAACTGTGTGAAACATGACAATTTATTTACAAATAATTGAATTTGTTAACTAGCAGGTTTTGAATGAGCTAAACTGTTTATAATGATAAAGGGAGGTGAATGTATGCTAAAACGTATAATTCAAATCTTCTTTCTTGTCACAGGTGGAACGCTTGGATTTGTTTTTGCAGATAACATAACAAGCTTGTTAGGACTTGAAGGAGTTACGTTTTTACAAAACTCATACGTTCTTGCTGTATTGGGAGCTATCATTTTTTATGCTGTAACTTTTTGGGCTGTCGATTATGTTGTTAATTTTATTAAAAGGGTTGAGGAATCTGTAGTCAAAGCTCCTGCAACAGATGTTTTATTTGGTAGTTTAGGACTTATTTTTGGACTCATTCTCGCATATTTAGCGGGCATTCCTTTAGGCAAGATTCAATTGCAAATGGTCGGTACTGTATTACCTATTTTCCTCACTGTTCTTCTTGGCTACCTAGGTTTCCAAGTTGGCTTTAAGAAACGAGATGAGCTTGTTAATTTGTTTTCAATTCCATCTCGCATGGGAAAGAAAAAGCAAGTGGAAGAGGAAACAACTACACAAGAAAAAACGTTCAAGATTTTAGATACAAGTGTTATTATAGATGGGCGTATTGCTGACATTTGTCAAACAGGTTTTCTAGAGGGAATTGTTGTTATTCCACAGTTTGTTTTAGAAGAGCTCCAGCATATTGCTGATTCATCAGATGTATTAAAGAGAAACAGAGGACGTCGTGGGTTAGATATTTTAAATCGCATTCAAAAGGAGCTTGCGATTAAGGTTGAAATCTATGAGGGCGATTTTGAAGATATTCAAGAAGTAGATAGCAAGCTTGTAAAATTAGCAAAGCTAACTTCTGGGGTTGTTGTGACAAATGATTTTAACTTAAATAAAGTATGTGAACTTCAAGGAGTTAGCGTGCTTAATATTAATGATTTAGCAAATGCCGTTAAGCCTGTTGTTCTTCCTGGTGAAGAAATGCATGTTCTAGTGATTAAGGACGGAAAAGAACAGAATCAAGGTATTGCATATTTAGATGATGGTACAATGATTGTTGTAGAAGAAGGGCGCAACTATATCGGAAAGAGTATTGATGTTCTTGTAACAAGTGTTCTTCAAACTTCTGCAGGTCGCATGATTTTTGCGAAACCCAAGCTATTAGAGAAGGCTTTATGAAGGGATCAAAGGGAAGAGGAGAAAAAAGATGAAGTACGACGTAGTTATTCCCGCGGCGGGACAAGGAAAAAGGATGAAAAAAGGGGTAAATAAACAATTTATTAACCTACAAGACCATCCGGTAATTGTGCATACACTGCAAGTTTTTGAACAAGACCCATGGTGTAGAAAAGTCATCATCGTCGTTAACGAAAAAGAAGTAGATCTTTTCAAAGAACTTATTGAAGTGAACAATATTCGCAAAGTATCAGAAATTGTTAAGGGTGGAAGTGAACGACAGCATAGTGTTTACAACGGACTAAAAATCTTAACAGACGAAGATGGAATTGTTCTTGTTCATGACGGAGCTCGTCCTTTCATTGAGCAAGAGCATGTCCATCGTCTTGTAGAAGAGGCAAGTGAGAGTAAAGCAGCTGTCTTAGCAGTCCCTGTTAAAGATACTATGAAGCGAGTGAGAAATGGCAAAGTCATTGATACAGTAGAGCGCTCAAGCTTGTGGGCTATTCAAACACCACAAGCTTTTGTTTTGTCATTAATTCAATATGCACATGAAAAAGCTCAAGAAAAGAACTACTTAGGTACTGATGATGCTAGTCTCGTAGAAGCCGTAGGAGAAGATGTAACAATTGTTGAAGGAAGTTATAACAATATCAAGTTAACAACTCCTGAAGATTTAATTTATGCAGAAGCTATTTTACAAGCACAGAAGATAAAGGAGAGAAAGCTAACATGAATATAAGAATTGGACAAGGATTTGACGTTCATAAATTTGCAGAAGATCGTCCTCTGATTATAGGTGGAGTAAATATTCCACACGATAAAGGCCTTATTGGGCATTCAGATGCAGATGTATTGCTTCATGCAATCTCAGATGCAATTTTAGGGGCAGTTGGAGAAGGAGATATCGGTAAGCATTTTCCTGATACGGATGAAGCATTTAAGGATGCTGATTCAGCTAAATTACTTCAGCATGTTTGGGGAATTGCAGAAGAAAAGGGTTATACATTAGGAAACTTAGATTGTACAATTATTGCTCAGAAACCAAAAATGGCTCCATATATTGAAGAGATTAGAGCACGCATTGCTGAACTATTAAAAGCAACAAAAGATCAAATCAATGTAAAAGCTACAACAACAGAAAAATTAGGGTTTACAGGACGTGAGGAAGGTATTGCTTCACAGGCAGCAGTTCTTTTACAAGGGAAATAATTTTACAGAGTTTGAAAGATAAGCATTTGGTGATAAAATAGGCATATTACTATATCATTTCTAAAAGCATATAGCAAAAATTTTTATATTGCATTTATACGTAAATTACTGGAGGTTGAGTTTCATGTCAAACGAAGTTCGCGTACGTTATGCACCTAGTCCAACAGGTCATTTACATATCGGAAACGCCAGAACAGCGCTTTTTAACTATTTATTTGCAAGAGGACACAACGGTAAATTTATTATCCGTATTGAAGATACTGACCAAAAACGTAACATTGAAGGTGGAGAAGAAAGCCAACTTCAATATTTGAAATGGTTAGGTATTGAGTGGGACGAAAGCATTGACGTTGGTGGCGAATACGGTCCATACCGTCAGTCAGAGCGCAATGACATTTATGCAAAATATACAAAACAGCTTATGGAGAACGAGCAAGCTTACTATTGCTACTGTACGGAAGAAGAGCTAGAAGCAGAACGCGAAGCTCAAATTGCGGAAGGCAAGCCACCTCGTTATTCTAATAAATGTCGTCATCTTACATCAGAAGATCGTGCAGCGCTAGAGGCAGAAGGACGTAAACCAAGCATTCGTTTCAAAGTGCCAGAAGGGCGCGTATTCAAATTTGATGACATGGTAAAAGGCGAAGTTGCATTTGAATCAGATGGTATTGGTGACTTTGTTATCGTGAAAAAAGATGGTATTCCAACATATAACTATGCGGTTGCTATTGATGATCATCTTATGAAAATGTCTCATGTTCTTCGTGGTGATGATCATATTTCAAATACACCAAAGCAACTTATGATTTATGATGCATTTGGATGGGAAGCACCAAAATTTGGTCATATGACGCTTATTGTTAATGAAAGCCGTCGTAAACTGAGTAAGCGTGATGAGTCTATTATTCAATTTATTGAACAATACAAAGACCTTGGTTATCTTCCTGAAGCATTATTTAACTTTATTACTCTACTTGGTTGGTCACCGGAAGGAGAAGAAGAGCTATTCACAAAAGAACAGTTCATTGAAATCTTTGACCCAAGTCGTTTATCGAAATCACCGGCTCTTTTCGATATGAAAAAGCTAAAATGGATGAACAATCAATACATTAAAGAACTTTCAACAGATGAAGTTGTTGATCTTGCTTTACCACACCTTGTTAAAGCAGGTAAAGTAAAAGAAGAGATGAGTGATCAAGAAAAGCAATGGGTATATGATGTAATTGCTCTTTACAAAGACCAACTAAGCTTTGGAGCGGAAATTATTGAGCTTACAGATTTGTTCTTTAGAACATCTATTGAGTATGATGAAGAAGCACAAGAAGTGCTAAATGAAGAACAAGTACCAGAAGTAATGCAGGCCTTTGCCCAGGAAATTAACAGCCTTGAAGACTTTGAACCAGCAAGTATTAAAAGTTCGATTAAAGCTGTTCAAAAAGCAACAGGACATAAAGGCAAAAAGCTATTCATGCCAATCCGTGTTGCAACAACTGGTCAAACTCATGGACCAGAACTTCCACAGGCAATTGCACTTTTAGGAAAAGAAACAGTACTTGCTCGTTTAGAAGGAGCAGTAAAATAAATTACTAATTTTTGCGCAAAATAGTTAACATCTCATTCATTCTGTAATATAGTGAACCATATCATTATTAAAACGTTGAGAAGGAGAAGTAAAAAACATTCCCATATTAGAGAGAGTCACCAAAGGCTGAAAGTGACTTATGGTTTTAATGTTTTTGAAATGCACCTTTGAGTCCTTTGCCCAAACATTTTATGGAGTAGGCAAAGGCGGATTCTCTTCCGTTATTAGAGTAGAGCAGAGGCTTTATTAGCCTAAGCAGAGTGGAACCGCGCGAACGAAGCGTCTCTGTGTCATATGACACAGAGACGCTTTTTTTAGTAGAGAAAAACATAGAGGGGGAGAAATGTGTTAAAGCTACTGAAAGAAGATATTGACGTTGTTTTTGAGCAAGATCCTGCAGCAAGAAGTTATATTGAAGTGATTTTAACGTATTCAGGTTTACATGCTATATGGGCACATCGCGTTGCCCATGCTTTTCATCGACGCAGATGGTTCTTTTTAGCTCGCATAATTGCTCAAATTAGCCGTTTCTTCACAGGAGTTGAAATTCATCCTGGCGCGCGGATTGGTCATCGTTTCTTTATTGACCATGGTATGGGAGTTGTTATTGGAGAAACGTGTGAAATAGGGGATAATGTGACAGTTTACCAAGGCGTTACTCTCGGAGGAACAGGGAAAGAAAAAGGCAAGCGTCACCCAACAATTAAAGATAATGTATTAATTGCAACAGGAGCAAAAGTGCTTGGTTCTATCGTTATTGAAGAAAATTCAAAGGTAGGAGCGGGTTCTGTTGTTCTAAAAGATGTTCCAAGTAACTCTACTGTTGTAGGTATTCCAGGAAGAGCGGTTATTCAAGATGGCATAAAAGTTAATAAAGATTTAAATCACTCTGATTTACCAAACCCAGTAGCAGATCGTTTTAAAGAGTTAGAAGAAGAAATTAAAAGACTTCAACAGGAAGTTAAAGAGCTAAAAGAAGAAGGGAAGAAAAAACATGACAATCAAGTTATATAATACGTTAACACGCCAAAAAGAGATTTTTACTCCACTTGAAGAAAACAAAGTAAAAATGTACGTGTGCGGACCAACCGTGTATAACTATATTCATATTGGAAATGCAAGACCTGCCATTGTATTTGATACAGTTCGCCGTTACTTAGAATATAGAGGGTATGACGTTCAATACGTTTCTAACTTTACAGATGTTGATGATAAATTAATCAAAGCAGCAAATGAGCTTGGAGAAGAAGTTCCCACTATTGCTGAGCGTTTTATTAAAGCTTACTTTGAGGATACGGAAGCATTAGGATGCAAAAAAGCGGATGTTCATCCACGTGTAACAGAGAATATGGATACAATTATTGAATTTATTGAAATGCTAATTGATAAAGGGTTTGCTTATGAAGCAGGTGGAGATGTTTACTATAAAACACGTAAGTTTGATGGATATGGCAAACTATCTCATCAATCAATTGATGAACTGCGCTCTGGAGCACGTATTGGAGTTGGCGAGAAGAAAGATGATCCACTAGATTTCACGCTTTGGAAAGAAGCAAAAGACGGAGAAATTAGCTGGGACAGTCCATGGGGGAAAGGGCGTCCGGGTTGGCACATTGAGTGCTCAGCAATGGCGCGTAAATACTTAGGAGACACAATTGATATTCATGCAGGAGGGCAAGATTTATCATTCCCTCATCATGAGAACGAAATCGCTCAATCTGAAGCAGCAACAGGAAAAGAATTTGCAAAGTACTGGCTTCATAATGGGTATATTAATATTGATAACGAGAAGATGTCTAAATCTCTTGGTAACTTTGTTCTTGTGCACGATATCTTAAAAGAAATTGAGCCTTCTTTACTTCGTTTCTTTATGTTAACTGTTCAATATCGCCATCCAATTAATTATAATCAAGAACTTCTAGAGGATACAAAAAGAGGACTTGAAAGAATTCAAACAGCATATGAAAATGTGCAACATCGATTAGAACATTCAACAAACTTAGCGACTCAAGATGAAAAGTGGGAAGATAAAATCGCAGAACTTCACCAATCTTTTGTAACAGAAATGGATGATGATTTTAATACAGCAAACGCTATTTCTGTTCTCTTTGAGCTATCAAAACAGGCAAATCTTTACCTTGCAGAAGAAAATACATCAGTAGCTGTTTTAGAAGCGTTTATCAAAGAGTTTGAAACAATCACTGGTGTATTAGGAGTAGAACTAGCAGGCAAAGACGAAGAGCTTTTAGACGAGGAAATTGAGCAACTTCTTGAGGAACGCATTCAAGCACGTAAGGACCGCAACTTCCAGCGAGCAGATGAGATTCGTGATGAATTAAAGAGTCGAAATATCATTCTTGAAGATACGTCACAAGGCACACGTTGGAAAAGAGGGTAAGTATGTTAGACAACCAAATAGAAGTAAAACAATTAAACAGTCTTGCATTAGCTTATATGGGAGATGCAGTATTCGATCAGTATATACGTCATCATCTCCTGTTGAAAGGCAGTGTACGACCAAATATGCTACACAGACAGGCAAAAGAATATGTATCAGCACGGGCACAGGCGAAGATTGTTCATCAGCTACTAGATGAAGGATTCTTAACTGAAGAAGAACAAGCCGTCTTAAGAAGAGGACGAAATGCTAAATCAGGAAGTATTCCAAAGCATACAGATGTACAAACATATCGCTATAGCACAGCATTTGAAGCTGTGCTTGGCTATCTTTATCTTGACAGTCAACAAAAACGCGTAACTGAAATTGTTGAAAAAGCCATTATGATTATTGAAAGGAGTGAAGAAAACGGTGAGTGAGAATCAAGAATTTATTGCCGGTAAAAATCCTGTCTTAGAAGCTTTAAAAGCAGAGCGAGACATTAATAAGATTTGGATTGCAGAAGGTTCACAGCGTGGCCAAATGCAACAAGTTATCAATACAGCTAAACAAAAGAAGGTGCTTGTTCAATTTGTTCCAAAAAAGAAAATTGATCAGCTAGTAGATGCAAACCATCAAGGAGTTGTTGCTCTTGTTGCTGCATATCAGTATGCGGAGATTGATGACATGTTTGCCTTAGCCGAGAAGAAGAACGAAACACCGTTTTTTCTATTATTAGACGAACTTGAAGATCCTCATAATTTAGGATCCATCATGAGAACAGCTGATGCTGTTGGCGCACATGGAATCATTATTCCAAAACGCCGTTCTGTAAGCTTAACAGCAACAGTTGCTAAAGCTTCTACAGGAGCTATTGAACATATCCCCGTTTCACGTGTAACAAATTTAGCTCGTACGATTGATGAATTAAAGGATCGCGGAATTTGGTTTTTCGGAACAGATGCTAAAGGAGCAGAAGATTACCGCACAATGGATGGGAAAATGCCGCTCTGTTTAATTATCGGCAGTGAAGGCAAGGGAATGAGTCGTCTTGTCAAAGATAAATGTGATTTTCTTATCAAACTTCCTATGGTTGGGCATGTAACATCCTTAAATGCTTCAGTTGCAGCAAGTCTGCTTATGTATGAAGTTCATCGCAAACGTCATCCCCTAGGTAGCTAAACATGGAGAATATACTTCTTGTTGATGGTTACAACATTATTGGAGCATGGCCAGAGCTAAGAAGCTTACGAGACAAAGACTTAGAAAGTGCAAGAGATATTCTTATCGAGAAGCTAGCGGAGTATCGTGCATATACAGGGTATCAAGTTCTAGTTGTTTTTGATGCACACATGGTACCTGGACTGGAAAAAAAGAGAGATACACATAAAGTGAAAGTGATTTTTACGAAAGAGAATGAGACAGCGGATGAATGTATTGAAAAGTTAGCAAGCGAGCTTAACAATATCAAGACACAGATTCATGTTGCAACATCTGATTTTACGGAACAATGGGTGATATTTGGCCAAGGGGCTCTAAGAAAATCTGCTCGTGAACTTCGCAATGAAGTCATTGAAATTGAAGGGGAAATTAAAAAAAATGTCGATATTATTCGAGAAAAAAAACCAATAAGCCGGATTACCCTTTCAGATCAAGTATCCGAAGTGTTCGAAAAATGGCGAAGAGGGGAAAAGTAGTAAAAAAATTTAGAAAATATCTCTTTTTTCACACAATTCCGTTTGTCAAGTGAGAGTATCTACTGTATAATATTGCTATCTACTGCGCGTTCGGGGGGATCGATGTGGGCTTAAAACTTAGTTCAAAGGAAAGCGTTCAGTTACAACGTCAAGAAGATGAATTGGTTGTAGAGTTGGTTCACAGTGGTAATAGCGAAGCATTAGATTACTTGATTCACAAATACCGAAATTTTGTAAGAGCAAAAGCAAGATCGTATTTTTTAATAGGTGCAGACAGAGAAGATATTGTACAAGAAGGCATGATTGGACTTTACAAAGCCATCCGTGATTTTAGGGAAGATAAGCTATCATCTTTTAAAGCTTTTGCTGAGCTCTGTATTACAAGGCAGATTATTACGGCTATCAAAACAGCAACTCGACAAAAGCATATTCCGCTTAATTCTTATATATCATTGGACAAGCCTATTTATGACGAGGAATCAGACCGTACGCTTATGGATATTATTTCAGGAGCTAAGATTATGAATCCTGAAGAATTGATTATTAACCAAGAGAAGTTCGACGATATTGAACTTAAGATGGCTGAACTTCTAAGTGATTTGGAAAGAAAAGTACTTGTCCTTTATCTTGATGGACAATCTTATCAAGAAATTTCCGAAGAGTTAAATCGTCATGTGAAATCGATCGACAATGCCTTACAGCGCGTCAAACGTAAGTTAGAGAGATATTTAGAATTAAGAGAGATAACATTATAAAAAAGTCGACATGGCATTCTTATAGAATGCCATGTTGACATTTATTGTGTAATTATGATACTTTTTTAAGGATATTATATGTTATACCTATGGGTATTATGATAACAGGTGATAAAGATGCGTAAAAAATCTGTTTTGGCTTGTTCTGCTTGTGGAAGTCGTAACTATTCTACAATGAAAAATAGCAGTGCGGCAGGGGACAGGCTTGAAATTAAGAAGTTTTGCAAAACGTGTAACAGCCATACGGCACATTTAGAAACAAAATAGATTGATTCTACCCCTTTTCAACTGGAGGTTTCGTTTTAATGAAACGAATTGGAAGCTTTTTTAAAGATGTAGTACGCGAAATGAAAAAAGTCAGCTGGCCAACAAAAAAAGAATTAACTCGTTATACCATCACAGTTGTGACGACTGTAATTGTCATGACAGCGTTCTTTGCTGTAGTAGATCTAGGAATTTCTTCATTAATCCGATTGATTCCTTGAATAAGTGATGAATAAACATGGTATAATACAAAATAGATAAGCTATGTGAAAAGCCCGGAGACGGGTTTTTTAATTTGTCTTAAAATAGTTTCACTTCGAGTGAGTGGGAGGGAAAGGACGGAGGTCCTCAGCAATGGAGAAAAACTGGTACGTTGTTCATACCTATTCTGGTTATGAAAACAAAGTGAAAGCCAATTTAGAAAAGCGTGTCGAATCAATGGGCATGCAAGATAAAATCTTCCGTGTAATTGTACCGGAAGAAGAAGAAACAGAAACAAAGAACAACAAGACAAAAGTAACGAAGAAGAAAGTATTCCCAGGTTATGTGTTAGTAGAAATTGTCATGACAGATGATTCTTGGTACGTAGTACGAAATACACCTGGTGTTACTGGTTTCGTTGGATCAACAGGTTCAGGGTCAAAACCAACCCCATTATTACCGGAAGAATCAGAAGTAATTCTGAAAAGAATGGGGATGGAGCACGAGAAAGTAGATCTTGGTTTTGAACTTAAAGAGGTTGTTATGGTGAAAGAAGGGCCATTTGCAAACTTTGAAGGAACAATTGAAGAAATTGACTTTGATAAAAAGAAAATTAAAGTACTTGTTAACATGTTTGGTCGTGAAACACCTGTCGAACTTGATTTCCACCAGATTGATAAGATTGAATAGAAAGAGATTTAATGTGCTCTGAGACGATGACCTAGAAATTTCCTCATAAAAAACTTGCATTTCTGTTGAAACAGTGGTAACATTTCATAAGTCAGTACGTCTCAATTTTTGAGACTATACATTAAATATTCTTTATATTTTTTAATACGAGATAAAGAAGAATGAGTGGGAGGGGCTAATCCCCTATTACCACATCACGGACTTAAGGAGGTGTGTCTCGTGGCTAAAAAAGTAGTGAAAGTTGTAAAACTACAAATTCCTGCGGGCAAAGCAAACCCAGCTCCACCAGTTGGTCCAGCATTGGGTCAAGCAGGTGTAAACATCATGGGATTCTGTAAGGAGTTTAACGCTCGTACAGCAGATCAAGCAGGATTGATCATTCCAGTTGAAATTTCGGTATTTGAGGACCGTTCATTTACATTCATTACGAAGACTCCTCCTGCTGCAGTATTACTTAAAAAAGCAGCTGGTATCGAGTCAGGTTCTGGTGAACCAAATCGTAACAAAGTAGCAACAGTGAAACGAGATAAAGTACGCGAGATTGCTGAAACGAAAATGCCAGACC is a genomic window containing:
- a CDS encoding PIN/TRAM domain-containing protein is translated as MLKRIIQIFFLVTGGTLGFVFADNITSLLGLEGVTFLQNSYVLAVLGAIIFYAVTFWAVDYVVNFIKRVEESVVKAPATDVLFGSLGLIFGLILAYLAGIPLGKIQLQMVGTVLPIFLTVLLGYLGFQVGFKKRDELVNLFSIPSRMGKKKQVEEETTTQEKTFKILDTSVIIDGRIADICQTGFLEGIVVIPQFVLEELQHIADSSDVLKRNRGRRGLDILNRIQKELAIKVEIYEGDFEDIQEVDSKLVKLAKLTSGVVVTNDFNLNKVCELQGVSVLNINDLANAVKPVVLPGEEMHVLVIKDGKEQNQGIAYLDDGTMIVVEEGRNYIGKSIDVLVTSVLQTSAGRMIFAKPKLLEKAL
- the ispD gene encoding 2-C-methyl-D-erythritol 4-phosphate cytidylyltransferase — protein: MKYDVVIPAAGQGKRMKKGVNKQFINLQDHPVIVHTLQVFEQDPWCRKVIIVVNEKEVDLFKELIEVNNIRKVSEIVKGGSERQHSVYNGLKILTDEDGIVLVHDGARPFIEQEHVHRLVEEASESKAAVLAVPVKDTMKRVRNGKVIDTVERSSLWAIQTPQAFVLSLIQYAHEKAQEKNYLGTDDASLVEAVGEDVTIVEGSYNNIKLTTPEDLIYAEAILQAQKIKERKLT
- the ispF gene encoding 2-C-methyl-D-erythritol 2,4-cyclodiphosphate synthase, which encodes MNIRIGQGFDVHKFAEDRPLIIGGVNIPHDKGLIGHSDADVLLHAISDAILGAVGEGDIGKHFPDTDEAFKDADSAKLLQHVWGIAEEKGYTLGNLDCTIIAQKPKMAPYIEEIRARIAELLKATKDQINVKATTTEKLGFTGREEGIASQAAVLLQGK
- the gltX gene encoding glutamate--tRNA ligase, with amino-acid sequence MSNEVRVRYAPSPTGHLHIGNARTALFNYLFARGHNGKFIIRIEDTDQKRNIEGGEESQLQYLKWLGIEWDESIDVGGEYGPYRQSERNDIYAKYTKQLMENEQAYYCYCTEEELEAEREAQIAEGKPPRYSNKCRHLTSEDRAALEAEGRKPSIRFKVPEGRVFKFDDMVKGEVAFESDGIGDFVIVKKDGIPTYNYAVAIDDHLMKMSHVLRGDDHISNTPKQLMIYDAFGWEAPKFGHMTLIVNESRRKLSKRDESIIQFIEQYKDLGYLPEALFNFITLLGWSPEGEEELFTKEQFIEIFDPSRLSKSPALFDMKKLKWMNNQYIKELSTDEVVDLALPHLVKAGKVKEEMSDQEKQWVYDVIALYKDQLSFGAEIIELTDLFFRTSIEYDEEAQEVLNEEQVPEVMQAFAQEINSLEDFEPASIKSSIKAVQKATGHKGKKLFMPIRVATTGQTHGPELPQAIALLGKETVLARLEGAVK
- the cysE gene encoding serine O-acetyltransferase, which gives rise to MLKLLKEDIDVVFEQDPAARSYIEVILTYSGLHAIWAHRVAHAFHRRRWFFLARIIAQISRFFTGVEIHPGARIGHRFFIDHGMGVVIGETCEIGDNVTVYQGVTLGGTGKEKGKRHPTIKDNVLIATGAKVLGSIVIEENSKVGAGSVVLKDVPSNSTVVGIPGRAVIQDGIKVNKDLNHSDLPNPVADRFKELEEEIKRLQQEVKELKEEGKKKHDNQVI
- the cysS gene encoding cysteine--tRNA ligase translates to MTIKLYNTLTRQKEIFTPLEENKVKMYVCGPTVYNYIHIGNARPAIVFDTVRRYLEYRGYDVQYVSNFTDVDDKLIKAANELGEEVPTIAERFIKAYFEDTEALGCKKADVHPRVTENMDTIIEFIEMLIDKGFAYEAGGDVYYKTRKFDGYGKLSHQSIDELRSGARIGVGEKKDDPLDFTLWKEAKDGEISWDSPWGKGRPGWHIECSAMARKYLGDTIDIHAGGQDLSFPHHENEIAQSEAATGKEFAKYWLHNGYINIDNEKMSKSLGNFVLVHDILKEIEPSLLRFFMLTVQYRHPINYNQELLEDTKRGLERIQTAYENVQHRLEHSTNLATQDEKWEDKIAELHQSFVTEMDDDFNTANAISVLFELSKQANLYLAEENTSVAVLEAFIKEFETITGVLGVELAGKDEELLDEEIEQLLEERIQARKDRNFQRADEIRDELKSRNIILEDTSQGTRWKRG
- a CDS encoding Mini-ribonuclease 3, coding for MLDNQIEVKQLNSLALAYMGDAVFDQYIRHHLLLKGSVRPNMLHRQAKEYVSARAQAKIVHQLLDEGFLTEEEQAVLRRGRNAKSGSIPKHTDVQTYRYSTAFEAVLGYLYLDSQQKRVTEIVEKAIMIIERSEENGE
- the rlmB gene encoding 23S rRNA (guanosine(2251)-2'-O)-methyltransferase RlmB, coding for MSENQEFIAGKNPVLEALKAERDINKIWIAEGSQRGQMQQVINTAKQKKVLVQFVPKKKIDQLVDANHQGVVALVAAYQYAEIDDMFALAEKKNETPFFLLLDELEDPHNLGSIMRTADAVGAHGIIIPKRRSVSLTATVAKASTGAIEHIPVSRVTNLARTIDELKDRGIWFFGTDAKGAEDYRTMDGKMPLCLIIGSEGKGMSRLVKDKCDFLIKLPMVGHVTSLNASVAASLLMYEVHRKRHPLGS
- a CDS encoding NYN domain-containing protein produces the protein MENILLVDGYNIIGAWPELRSLRDKDLESARDILIEKLAEYRAYTGYQVLVVFDAHMVPGLEKKRDTHKVKVIFTKENETADECIEKLASELNNIKTQIHVATSDFTEQWVIFGQGALRKSARELRNEVIEIEGEIKKNVDIIREKKPISRITLSDQVSEVFEKWRRGEK
- the sigH gene encoding RNA polymerase sporulation sigma factor SigH, with amino-acid sequence MGLKLSSKESVQLQRQEDELVVELVHSGNSEALDYLIHKYRNFVRAKARSYFLIGADREDIVQEGMIGLYKAIRDFREDKLSSFKAFAELCITRQIITAIKTATRQKHIPLNSYISLDKPIYDEESDRTLMDIISGAKIMNPEELIINQEKFDDIELKMAELLSDLERKVLVLYLDGQSYQEISEELNRHVKSIDNALQRVKRKLERYLELREITL
- the rpmG gene encoding 50S ribosomal protein L33 — its product is MRKKSVLACSACGSRNYSTMKNSSAAGDRLEIKKFCKTCNSHTAHLETK
- the secE gene encoding preprotein translocase subunit SecE, producing MKRIGSFFKDVVREMKKVSWPTKKELTRYTITVVTTVIVMTAFFAVVDLGISSLIRLIP
- the nusG gene encoding transcription termination/antitermination protein NusG yields the protein MEKNWYVVHTYSGYENKVKANLEKRVESMGMQDKIFRVIVPEEEETETKNNKTKVTKKKVFPGYVLVEIVMTDDSWYVVRNTPGVTGFVGSTGSGSKPTPLLPEESEVILKRMGMEHEKVDLGFELKEVVMVKEGPFANFEGTIEEIDFDKKKIKVLVNMFGRETPVELDFHQIDKIE
- the rplK gene encoding 50S ribosomal protein L11, with protein sequence MAKKVVKVVKLQIPAGKANPAPPVGPALGQAGVNIMGFCKEFNARTADQAGLIIPVEISVFEDRSFTFITKTPPAAVLLKKAAGIESGSGEPNRNKVATVKRDKVREIAETKMPDLNAADVEAAMRMVEGTARSMGIVIED